In Castanea sativa cultivar Marrone di Chiusa Pesio chromosome 6, ASM4071231v1, a single window of DNA contains:
- the LOC142639473 gene encoding 2S seed storage albumin protein-like, whose protein sequence is MAKLTILATIFTVLLVMIANSCAYSITNIEVDGYRDADMRAPVRSTCCEQVQRQDLNQCVQYLKRASEGYLSLRRGCDEKEEQQQQAALLCCEQLRQLDDKCQCEGVVEVFKEQIEQGQLQGQGMGEILQRVRELPEMCGLETQHCEIPSGCGFAF, encoded by the coding sequence ATGGCTAAGCTCACTATCTTAGCAACTATTTTCACAGTCCTCCTAGTCATGATTGCCAACAGCTGTGCCTACAGCATCACCAACATTGAGGTCGATGGATACAGGGATGCAGACATGCGAGCTCCGGTGAGGTCGACATGCTGTGAGCAAGTCCAAAGGCAGGACCTCAACCAGTGTGTGCAATACTTAAAGCGTGCAAGCGAAGGGTACCTAAGCTTGCGAAGAGGATGTGATGAAAAGGAAGAGCAGCAGCAGCAAGCAGCTTTACTATGTTGCGAGCAGCTGAGGCAATTGGATGACAAATGCCAATGTGAAGGGGTAGTTGAAGTGTTCAAGGAGCAAATAGAGCAGGGACAATTGCAAGGCCAAGGGATGGGAGAGATATTGCAGAGGGTTAGGGAGTTGCCTGAGATGTGTGGCTTGGAAACCCAGCACTGTGAAATACCGTCTGGGTGTGGTTTTGCTTTCTAA